GCGATGGCTTCTGCCACCTTGGCCACCGGCAGCTTGCCCTCGTCGGCCAGCGAGCGGAGCGCGGCCAGCACGATGTAGTGGCGGTCGATCTCGAAGTGCTCGCGCAGGCGGTAGCGGAAATCGCTGCGGCCGAAGCCGTCTGTGCCCAGCACGCGGTAGCTGCGACCGGCCGGGATGAACGGACGGATCTGCTCGGCGTAGGCCTTGATGTAGTCGGTGGAGGCAATCACCGGGCCGGTGCTGCCTTCCAGTTGCTGCTGCACAAAGGACTTGCGCGGCGTCTCCAGCGGGTGCAGCAGGTTCCAGCGCTCGGCGTCTTGGCCGTCGCGACCCAGCTCGTTGAAGCTCGGGCAGCTCCAGACGTCTGCGGCAATGCCCCAGTCCTGCGCCAGCAGGGCCTGCGCTGCGATGCTCTCGCGCAGAATGGAGCCGGAGCCCAGCAGCTGCACGCGCTGCTGCACGCCTTCGGCGCCGGGCTTGCACAGGTACATGCCCTTGATGATCTGCTCTTCCGTACCGGGCGTCAGGCCAGGCATGGCGTAGTTCTCGTTCAGCAGCGTGAGGTAGAAGAACACGTTGTCCTGCTTCTCGACCATGCGCTTGAGGCCGTGGTGCAGGATGATGGCCACTTCATGCGCGAAGGTCGGGTCGTAAGTGACGCAGTTCGGGATGGTGCCGGCCAGGATGTGGCTGTGGCCGTCCTCGTGCTGCAGGCCTTCGCCGTTGAGCGTGGTACGGCCGGAGGTGCCACCCAGCAGGAAACCGCGCGCCTGCATGTCGCCAGCCGCCCAGGCCAGATCGCCCACGCGCTGGAAGCCGAACATGGAGTAATAGACGTAGAACGGGATCATGATCCGGTTCGACGTGGAGTAGCTGGTGGCAGCGGCAATCCAGCTGGACATGCCGCCGGCTTCGTTGATGCCTTCCTGCAGGATCTGGCCGTCGGTCTGCTCCTTGTAGTACATCACCTGGTCGCGGTCGACCGGGGTGTAGTTCTGGCCAGCGGGGTTGTAGATGCCGATCTGGCGGAACAGGCCTTCCATGCCGAAGGTACGGGCCTCGTCCACCAGGATGGGCACCACGCGCGGGCCCAGGGCCTGGTCGCGCAGCAGCTGCGTCAGGAAGCGCACATAGGCCTGCGTGGTGCTGATCTCACGGCCTTCGGCAGTGGGCTCGAGCACGGCCTTGAAGGTTTCCAGCGAAGGCACGGTGAAGCTCTCGTCGCTCTTCGCGCGGCGGTGCGGCAGATAGCCCCCCAGTTCCTTGCGGCGGGCGTGCAGGTACTGCATCTCGGGCGTGTCATCCGCCGGCTTGTAATACGGAATGCTGGGCAGCTCGCTGTCCGGGATCGGGATGTTGAAGCGGTCGCGGATGTAGCGGATATCGTCATCGCTCAGCTTCTTGGTCTGGTGCACGGTGTTCTTGCCTTCACCGGCCTTGCCCATGCCGAAGCCCTTGATGGTCTTGACCAGCAGCACGGTGGGCTGGCCCTTGTGCTCGTTGGCAGCATGGAACGCGGCATAGACCTTCTGCGGATCATGGCCACCACGGCGCAGTTCCCAGATCTCGTCGTCGCTCATGTGCTCGACCAGCTTGGCCGTTTCGGGGTAGCGGCCGAAGAAGTGCTTGCGCACGTAGGCGCCGTCGTTGGCCTTGAAGGACTGGTAGTCGCCGTCCAGCACCTCCATCATCAGCTGGCGCAGCTTGCCGTCCTTGTCGCGGGCCAGCAGCGGATCCCAGTTGCTGCCCCACAGCAGCTTGATCACGTTCCAGCCGGAACCACGGAATTCGCCTTCCAGTTCCTGCACGATCTTGCCGTTGCCGCGCACCGGACCGTCCAGGCGCTGCAGGTTGCAGTTGATCACGAAAATCAGGTTGTCCAGCTTCTCGCGCGAGGCCAGGCTGATGGCGCCCAGGCTTTCCACCTCGTCCATCTCGCCGTCGCCCAGAAACACCCAGACCTTGCGGTTTTCGGTATTGGCAATGCCGCGGGCGTGCAGGTACTTCAGGAAGCGCGCCTGGTAGATGGCCATCAGCGGGCCCAGACCCATGGACACCGTGGGGAACTGCCAGAAGTCGGGCATCAGCTTGGGGTGCGGGTAGCTGGACAGGCCCTTGCCGCCGACTTCCTGACGGAAGTTGTCGAGTTGCTCTTCGGTCAGACGGCCTTCCAGGTAGGCGCGGGCATAGATGCCGGGCGCGCTGTGACCCTGGATGTAGAGGCAGTCGCCGCCGTGGTTTTCGCTTTCGGCGTGCCAGAAGTGGTTGAAGCCGGCCCCCAGCATGCTGGCCAGCGAGGCGAAGGAGCCGATGTGGCCACCCAGATCGCCGCCGTCAGCGGGGTTGAGGCGGTTGGCGCGCACCACCATGGCCATGGCGTTCCAGCGCATGAAGGAACGCAGGCGCTTTTCGATGGTGACGTTGCCGGGGTTGCGGGCTTCCTGCTCGGGCTCCAGCGTGTTGACATAGGCCGTATGGGCGGAAAACGGCATGTCCATGCTGTGCTGGCGGGCCGTTTCCAGCAGGTGCTCCAGCAGGAAATGGGCGCGTTCCCTGCCCTCGTTGGCGATCACCGCAGCCAGGGCGTCTACCCATTCCCGGGTTTCTTCCCTGTCGGTATCCGGAATGATGTGACCGTCCACCGGCATCTGTGCGTCTGGCATGGTTGTCTCCTGTGTTTGTGGTTCTCAAGGGATTGTGCATAAATGCACAGGCAGTATCTCACAAGGAAACCCCTATTTCAAAATATGATGATTGTTTTTATATTATAAAAATATGACCAATCGATCACATTCTGTAAGGCCCATACAAAGCTGGGCTGGCATGATGGGCGGCTGAGTTCTCTTCAAACCGTCGTCGCACAAGGTCAATCATCGTTTTCATGGGCAACAGCACCAGATCCCGGCGGGGCAAGCCCCTGACTTCGCTGCAGTGGTGGCGCGACCTTCCCGCGCACCGGCAGGACCGTTTCATGGGCCTGTTTCCGGTGCTGGCGGTGCTGCTGTTCGTGATGGCGGTGGTGGCCGCCATCAGCTATCTGCGCATGGAAGAGATGCAGGCCGAGCAGCAATCGGTGCAACGCGATGGCGAGCATTCGCGCCAGCGCGTCAACTTGCGCCTGTCCGAGCGCCAGGAGCAATTGCAGAAGTTCGGGCGCGAACTGGATCCCGCCCGGGTTTCAACCGGGATGTTCACCCAGCAGGTAAGCCGTATGGCGCTCGACAACCCCGAGGTGCTGGACATGACCTGGCTGGACGCCGACGGCAACACGCGCGCCTCGCGGGAAATGCATGATTCCGGGGCCTACACCCTGGCCCGTCCGGGCGCCACCCTGCCTCTGCCCCAGGAGCGCAGCCTGCTCGAGGCCGTGCGCGAAGCACGGCAGGCGCGCTATGTGCTCATCACACGCCACGAAGGCGAGGACGCATTCCTCGCTTTCATGCTGCCACTGGGGCAGCGCGACGCACCGAATGGCTATCTGTACGCGCGCTACAACCTGTCATCGCTGCTGTATTACGCCATCCCTTCGGACGTGTTCGCCCAGTACGCCGTCTCGCTGATGGATGCGCACAAGCGCGTGGTAGCCGGCCAGAACGTCGATCCCGATGAAAAAGTGGCCTGGTGGCAGCTCTGGTCTTCCATGCACAACAGCGTGTACAACGCCCCGCTGGCAACAGTGGATAACGTGCTGACCCTGCATTTGCGCGCCTACCGTGCCAGCAGCAGCATGACCAACCGCGGCCTGTTCCTGCTGGTGCTGGCCCTGAGTGCACTCACTGCCTGGATGCTGATCGCCAACTGGCGTCACCTGCGCCGTCGCCAGCGTTCGCAGCAGGAACTGCTGTCCGAAACCAGCTTTCGCCGCGCCATGGAAAACTCGCTGGTCATCGGCATGCGCGCACTGGATCTGGACGGACGCATCAGCTACGTGAACGCGGCCTTCTGCCAGATGACCGGCTGGAGCGCGGAAGAACTGATCGGGCAGCGCCCGCCCTACTCCTTCTGGCATGAGGATGACCATACACGCCACCACCGCATCCTGAGCAAGACCCTGCAGGACCAGATCCCGCAGGGCGGCTACATCATGCGTGTGCAGCGCAAGAACGGCACCACCTTCGAGGCGCGCATCTACATGTCGCCGCTGATCGGCGTGGATGGCCGGCAGACGGGCTGGATGTCGTCCATGACGGACATCACCGAACCGAACCGCATCAAACGCCAGCTCACGAACGCCTACGAACGCTTCACCCGCGTGCTGGATGCGCTGGACGTGAGCATTTCCGTTGCGCCGCTCGGCAGCAACGAACTGCTGTTTGCCAACCAGGCCTACCGCCATTGGTTCAGCGACGACAACGCGGCAGGCCACATGCGCATGCTGACCAAGGCTGGCAGCCCCGGTGGCGACGCGACCGGCACCCCCCGCAGCGGCGAAGACCCGCTCGCCGGACTGCCGACCGCCGCGCTGCACGATGCCAGCAACAACACGGAAATCTACCTGTCGCAGCTCGACAAGTGGATCGAGGTGCGTTCGCGCTATCTGGAATGGGTGGACGGCCGGCTGGCACAGCTGGTGGTCGCCACCGACATCACCGCTCGCCGCCAGGCCGAGGAGCAAAGTGCCCAGCACGAGGCGCGCGCCCAGGCCGCGAGCCGTCTGGTCACCATGGGGGAAATGGCCTCCAGCGTGGCGCACGAGCTCAACCAGCCGCTCACCGCCATCAACAACTACTGCAACGGCATGATCAGCCGCCTGCGCAACGGACAGATCGACCAGGAGGCACTGCTGGGCGCACTGGACAAGACCTCGCGCCAGGCCCAGCGCGCCGGACAGATCATCCAGCGCATCCGCACCTTCGTGAAGCGCAGCACACCCAACTATTCGGATGCCGACGTCGAGACCATGGTGGTCGAGGCCGTGGAACTGGCCGAAATCGAGATGCGCCGCCGCAATGTGCGCCTGCAGTACAGCGTGGAGCGCGGCCTGCCCATCCTGCGCGTGGACAAAAT
The DNA window shown above is from Brachymonas denitrificans and carries:
- the aceE gene encoding pyruvate dehydrogenase (acetyl-transferring), homodimeric type; the encoded protein is MPDAQMPVDGHIIPDTDREETREWVDALAAVIANEGRERAHFLLEHLLETARQHSMDMPFSAHTAYVNTLEPEQEARNPGNVTIEKRLRSFMRWNAMAMVVRANRLNPADGGDLGGHIGSFASLASMLGAGFNHFWHAESENHGGDCLYIQGHSAPGIYARAYLEGRLTEEQLDNFRQEVGGKGLSSYPHPKLMPDFWQFPTVSMGLGPLMAIYQARFLKYLHARGIANTENRKVWVFLGDGEMDEVESLGAISLASREKLDNLIFVINCNLQRLDGPVRGNGKIVQELEGEFRGSGWNVIKLLWGSNWDPLLARDKDGKLRQLMMEVLDGDYQSFKANDGAYVRKHFFGRYPETAKLVEHMSDDEIWELRRGGHDPQKVYAAFHAANEHKGQPTVLLVKTIKGFGMGKAGEGKNTVHQTKKLSDDDIRYIRDRFNIPIPDSELPSIPYYKPADDTPEMQYLHARRKELGGYLPHRRAKSDESFTVPSLETFKAVLEPTAEGREISTTQAYVRFLTQLLRDQALGPRVVPILVDEARTFGMEGLFRQIGIYNPAGQNYTPVDRDQVMYYKEQTDGQILQEGINEAGGMSSWIAAATSYSTSNRIMIPFYVYYSMFGFQRVGDLAWAAGDMQARGFLLGGTSGRTTLNGEGLQHEDGHSHILAGTIPNCVTYDPTFAHEVAIILHHGLKRMVEKQDNVFFYLTLLNENYAMPGLTPGTEEQIIKGMYLCKPGAEGVQQRVQLLGSGSILRESIAAQALLAQDWGIAADVWSCPSFNELGRDGQDAERWNLLHPLETPRKSFVQQQLEGSTGPVIASTDYIKAYAEQIRPFIPAGRSYRVLGTDGFGRSDFRYRLREHFEIDRHYIVLAALRSLADEGKLPVAKVAEAIAKYGIDADKINPLYA
- a CDS encoding PAS domain-containing sensor histidine kinase, with product MGNSTRSRRGKPLTSLQWWRDLPAHRQDRFMGLFPVLAVLLFVMAVVAAISYLRMEEMQAEQQSVQRDGEHSRQRVNLRLSERQEQLQKFGRELDPARVSTGMFTQQVSRMALDNPEVLDMTWLDADGNTRASREMHDSGAYTLARPGATLPLPQERSLLEAVREARQARYVLITRHEGEDAFLAFMLPLGQRDAPNGYLYARYNLSSLLYYAIPSDVFAQYAVSLMDAHKRVVAGQNVDPDEKVAWWQLWSSMHNSVYNAPLATVDNVLTLHLRAYRASSSMTNRGLFLLVLALSALTAWMLIANWRHLRRRQRSQQELLSETSFRRAMENSLVIGMRALDLDGRISYVNAAFCQMTGWSAEELIGQRPPYSFWHEDDHTRHHRILSKTLQDQIPQGGYIMRVQRKNGTTFEARIYMSPLIGVDGRQTGWMSSMTDITEPNRIKRQLTNAYERFTRVLDALDVSISVAPLGSNELLFANQAYRHWFSDDNAAGHMRMLTKAGSPGGDATGTPRSGEDPLAGLPTAALHDASNNTEIYLSQLDKWIEVRSRYLEWVDGRLAQLVVATDITARRQAEEQSAQHEARAQAASRLVTMGEMASSVAHELNQPLTAINNYCNGMISRLRNGQIDQEALLGALDKTSRQAQRAGQIIQRIRTFVKRSTPNYSDADVETMVVEAVELAEIEMRRRNVRLQYSVERGLPILRVDKILVEQVLINLLKNAAEAIDQAGMLADRRHVRLEVCSTVREDRPVVEFSIQDQGTGLSQETLDHLFEAFYTTKAEGMGIGLNLCRSIVESHQGRLMAENIYNDNMVTGCRFTFWLPIPTTPVPSDSQTITS